The Gambusia affinis linkage group LG11, SWU_Gaff_1.0, whole genome shotgun sequence genome contains a region encoding:
- the LOC122839377 gene encoding dachshund homolog 1-like has product MAVPAALIPPTPLVPPPPISTSSATTSPPSTTSSPSPSLVPPTGPCQNLFRSELLATSSPGIPTPNAALPPSKPVYSTPSPVENIPQNNECKMVELRGAKVASFTVDGCELICLPQAFDLFLKHLVGGLHTVYTKLKRLEITPVVCNVEQVRILRGLGAIQPGVNRCKLISRKDFETLYNDCTNAR; this is encoded by the coding sequence ATGGCCGTACCGGCTGCTCTGATCCCACCAACTCCGCTCGTCCCGCCGCCTCCGATCTCCACTTCCTCCGCCACCACGTCCCCGCCGTCGACAACTTCGTCCCCGTCCCCGTCCCTGGTGCCGCCGACGGGACCCTGCCAGAACCTATTCAGATCGGAGCTCCTCGCCACCAGCAGCCCGGGCATCCCGACCCCGAACGCGGCTCTGCCCCCTAGCAAGCCCGTCTACTCGACCCCGTCGCCCGTCGAGAACATCCCGCAGAACAACGAGTGCAAGATGGTCGAGCTGCGCGGCGCCAAGGTGGCATCGTTCACCGTGGACGGCTGCGAGCTCATCTGCCTCCCGCAGGCGTTCGACCTGTTCCTGAAGCACCTGGTCGGCGGGCTGCACACGGTCTACACCAAGCTGAAGCGGCTGGAGATCACGCCGGTCGTGTGCAACGTGGAGCAGGTCCGCATCCTCAGGGGGCTCGGCGCCATCCAGCCCGGGGTGAACCGCTGCAAGCTCATCTCCAGGAAGGACTTCGAGACGCTCTACAACGACTGCACCAACGCGAGGTGA